From Triticum urartu cultivar G1812 chromosome 2, Tu2.1, whole genome shotgun sequence, a single genomic window includes:
- the LOC125537419 gene encoding photosystem II 10 kDa polypeptide, chloroplastic-like isoform X2, producing the protein MSKKAKKVQSSQPFGPGGGLELKDGVDASGRPAKGKGVYQFASKYGANVDGYSPIYNPEEWSPSGDYYAGGKTGLLLWVVTLAGILLGGALLVYNTSDLAS; encoded by the exons ATGTCCAAAAAGGCAAAGAAAGTTCAGAGTTCTCAGCCTTTCG GGCCCGGGGGAGGATTGGAATTGAAAGATGGTGTTGATGCATCTGGAAGGCCAGCCAAG GGGAAGGGCGTCTACCAGTTTGCCAGCAAGTATGGAGCAAATGTTGATGGGTACAG CCCAATATATAACCCAGAAGAATGGTCTCCAAGTGGTGACTACTATGCGGGAG GAAAGACAGGGTTGTTGCTCTGGGTGGTTACTCTTGCTGGAATTCTGCTGGGTGGTGCTCTGCTTGTTTACAATACTAGTGATTTGGCTTCTTGA
- the LOC125537419 gene encoding photosystem II 10 kDa polypeptide, chloroplastic-like isoform X1: MSKKAKKVQSSQPFGPGGGLELKDGVDASGRPAKGKGVYQFASKYGANVDGYSPIYNPEEWSPSGDYYAGGKHTQVSGNNDLKALASVDSFLWERNNIHALVYAGKTGLLLWVVTLAGILLGGALLVYNTSDLAS; this comes from the exons ATGTCCAAAAAGGCAAAGAAAGTTCAGAGTTCTCAGCCTTTCG GGCCCGGGGGAGGATTGGAATTGAAAGATGGTGTTGATGCATCTGGAAGGCCAGCCAAG GGGAAGGGCGTCTACCAGTTTGCCAGCAAGTATGGAGCAAATGTTGATGGGTACAG CCCAATATATAACCCAGAAGAATGGTCTCCAAGTGGTGACTACTATGCGGGAGGTAAGCACACACAAGTATCCGGAAACAATGATCTTAAAGCTCTCGCTTCAGTTGACTCTTTTCTTTGGGAAAGAAATAACATTCATGCCTTGGTTTATGCAGGAAAGACAGGGTTGTTGCTCTGGGTGGTTACTCTTGCTGGAATTCTGCTGGGTGGTGCTCTGCTTGTTTACAATACTAGTGATTTGGCTTCTTGA